A single region of the Marmota flaviventris isolate mMarFla1 chromosome 10, mMarFla1.hap1, whole genome shotgun sequence genome encodes:
- the LOC114080902 gene encoding uncharacterized protein C1orf226 isoform X4, with amino-acid sequence MFENLNTALTPKLQSSRSFPHLSRPMAPSSATLGSSEPGGPGVRVGSSQHLKNLGKAMGAKVNDLLRRKEPSSLSSVGVMEINKTAGAQLAGGADGTSGAWLEDERSVPEDFPRLDPPPPITRKRTPRALKTTQDMLISSQPVLSSLEYGTELSPGQPQDSPLTVQPVPADASQLEATMEDRDEVLPNGEVSLSVPDLIHKDSQDESKLKASEHRRASSPGLVERNGLKLSLSPISLAESWEDSSPPPRARTSSLDNEGPHPDLLSFE; translated from the exons ATGTTTGAGAATTTGAACACAGCCCTCACTCCGAAGCTCCAGTCGAGCCGTTCCTTCCCCCACCTGTCCAGACCTATGgcccccagctctgccacccTTGGCTCTTCAGAGCCTGGTGGGCCAGGAGTGAGGGTGGGGAGCAGCCAGCACCTCAAGAACCTAGGCAAAGCCATGGGGGCCAAAGTCAACGACCTCCTGAGGAGAAAGGAGCCCTCAAGCCTCAGCAGTGTGGGTGTGATGGAGATCAACAAGACTGCGGGGGCTCAGCTGGCTGGTGGGGCTGATGGGACATCAGGGGCCTGGCTAGAGGATGAAAG ATCAGTCCCTGAGGACTTCCCTCGCCTGGATCCTCCACCTCCCATAACCAGGAAGCGAACCCCTAGGGCCCTGAAGACCACCCAGGACATGCTGATATCATCACAGCCCGTCCTAAGTAGTCTGGAGTATGGGACAGAGCTGTCACCTGGGCAGCCCCAGGACTCCCCTCTCACTGTCCAACCTGTCCCAGCAGATGCTTCACAGCTGGAGGCCACCATGGAAGATAGGGACGAGGTTCTGCCCAATGGTGAAGTTTCCCTATCGGTTCCTGACCTAATTCACAAGGACAGCCAGGATGAATCTAAGTTAAAGGCATCTGAGCACAGAAgagcctcctccccaggcctcGTTGAGAGGAATGGCCTCAAACTCAGCTTGAGCCCCATCAGCCTGGCCGAGTCCTGGGAGGACAGTAGCCCCCCTCCTCGGGCACGGACCTCCAGCCTTGACAATGAGGGCCCTCACCCAGACCTGCTGTCCTTTGAGTAG
- the Spata46 gene encoding spermatogenesis-associated protein 46, with protein MENFSLLSISGLRISSSALSTFPDITPSHATSLPDITKAAVPTEVSSSAQALPSQYQSSALRHGVHNTVPVPDCTLGDTQNGEQLRRNCTIYRPWFSPYSYFVCTDKESHLEAFGFPEVERDEGRGDNCLPEDMAESICSSSSSPENTCPRESTKKSRHGLDSTDYITSQDILMVSRWQPAQQNGYKCAACCRMYPTLDSLKSHIKGGFKEGFSCKVYYRKLKTLWGKEQKARQGDRLSSGSCQAFK; from the exons ATGGAAAACTTCTCACTCCTCAGCATCTCTGGACTTCGGATCTCTTCCTCTGCCTTGAGCACTTTTCCTGATATTACACCCTCACATGCCACCAGTTTACCAG ATATTACAAAGGCAGCGGTACCCACTGAGGTTTCCAGCTCAGCTCAGGCCTTGCCATCCCAGTATCAAAGCAGTGCTCTCCGGCATGGGGTACATAATACAGTGCCTGTACCAG ACTGCACCTTGGGGGACACCCAGAATGGGGAGCAGCTAAGGCGGAACTGCACCATCTACCGGCCCTGGTTCTCCCCTTACAGTTACTTTGTGTGCACGGATAAAGAGAGCCACCTGGAGGCCTTTGGCTTCCCAGAGGTGGAGAGGGATGAGGGCAGGGGAGACAACTGCCTTCCTGAGGACATGGCTGAGAGCATCTGCTCATCATCTTCCTCCCCAGAAAATACATGCCCCCGAGAGTCCACCAAGAAATCCAGGCATGGCTTGGACTCCACGGACTACATCACGTCCCAGGACATCCTAATGGTCTCCAGGTGGCAGCCGGCCCAGCAAAATGGCTACAAGTGTGCAGCCTGTTGCCGCATGTACCCTACCCTCGACTCCCTCAAGAGCCACATAAAGGGGGGCTTCAAAGAGGGCTTCAGCTGCAAGGTGTACTACCGTAAGCTCAAAACCCTCTGGGGCAAGGAGCAGAAGGCCCGGCAGGGGGACAGGCTCTCCTCAGGGAGCTGTCAGGCTTTCAAGTAG